In Prescottella soli, a genomic segment contains:
- a CDS encoding ABC transporter ATP-binding protein, translating into MMTHSDVTTMGAAGAATIEDPAFEIRSATLDYTPPGATTYSGVRDLSITGKRGELLVLVGHSGCGKTTALNLMGGLIQPTTGSVSVLGTSPAQARSRMGYMFARDALYPWRTALRNVELGMEIAHVDKAERRERAMDMLRRVGLESAADRYPWQLSQGMRQRVALARTWVMKPAMILMDEPFSALDAQTRDIVRDEFLNVWSQERQTVVFVTHDLNEALLIADRVVAMREGRIVIDMKVDLDRPRDTIDIESSAEYRDMLAELRETLNKH; encoded by the coding sequence ATGATGACGCATTCGGACGTGACGACAATGGGCGCCGCTGGCGCCGCCACCATCGAGGATCCGGCCTTCGAGATCCGCTCCGCGACACTGGATTACACCCCGCCGGGGGCGACCACGTACTCGGGTGTGCGGGATCTGTCGATCACCGGCAAGCGGGGCGAGCTGCTGGTACTGGTCGGGCACAGCGGCTGCGGCAAGACCACCGCGCTGAACCTGATGGGAGGGCTGATCCAGCCGACCACCGGTTCGGTGTCGGTGCTGGGCACCAGCCCGGCGCAGGCGCGCTCGCGGATGGGCTACATGTTCGCCCGCGACGCGCTCTACCCGTGGCGCACTGCGCTGCGCAACGTCGAGCTGGGGATGGAGATCGCCCACGTCGACAAGGCCGAGCGGCGCGAACGTGCGATGGACATGCTGCGCAGAGTCGGCCTCGAGTCGGCGGCGGACCGCTACCCCTGGCAGCTCTCACAGGGCATGCGCCAGCGGGTCGCCCTCGCCCGGACCTGGGTGATGAAACCCGCCATGATCCTGATGGACGAGCCGTTCTCCGCCCTCGACGCGCAGACCCGCGACATCGTGCGCGACGAATTCCTCAACGTGTGGAGTCAGGAACGGCAGACCGTCGTGTTCGTCACCCACGACCTCAATGAGGCGCTGCTGATCGCCGACCGCGTCGTCGCGATGCGCGAAGGCCGCATCGTGATCGACATGAAGGTCGACCTGGACCGGCCCCGCGACACCATCGACATCGAGAGTTCCGCCGAGTACCGGGACATGCTCGCCGAACTCCGCGAAACACTCAACAAGCACTGA
- a CDS encoding ABC transporter permease produces MSVTPAGVARSATPAPNAAVGDTRAAGKVKKQKKNKVVVGATGAKAKLSGASLLAVQLLLLVALLGLWQLTYNFAGSNKLVVSNPQLVWKAFVAWQDKGTFWPDLWSTVSAALIALVASAVIGIAVGIGLALSPSVEAVVSPFLDAINAMPRIALAPVFVIYFGIGSTSKIVLAFTLVVFIITINTRAGVASADPELLRLSVVMGANKWQRFYKVLLPVAVPSIFAGLRLGLIYSLLGVVGAELIASTAGLGQQISASSAAFDLGTVYAALIVLAIIAAAFNAASGRIEKAILRWQPPQDS; encoded by the coding sequence ATGAGTGTGACTCCCGCTGGGGTGGCCCGGTCCGCAACACCCGCCCCGAACGCGGCGGTGGGCGACACGCGTGCCGCCGGCAAGGTGAAGAAACAGAAGAAGAACAAGGTCGTCGTCGGTGCCACCGGCGCGAAGGCCAAGCTGTCGGGTGCGTCGCTGCTGGCGGTGCAGTTGCTGCTGCTGGTGGCGCTGCTGGGACTGTGGCAGCTCACCTACAACTTCGCCGGTAGCAACAAGCTGGTGGTCTCGAACCCGCAGCTGGTGTGGAAGGCGTTCGTGGCCTGGCAGGACAAGGGCACCTTCTGGCCGGATCTGTGGTCGACGGTCTCGGCGGCGTTGATCGCGCTGGTCGCCAGCGCCGTGATCGGCATCGCCGTCGGCATCGGCCTGGCGCTGTCCCCGAGCGTGGAGGCGGTGGTCTCCCCGTTCCTGGACGCGATCAACGCCATGCCCCGCATCGCGCTGGCCCCGGTGTTCGTGATCTATTTCGGCATCGGCTCGACGTCGAAGATCGTGCTGGCCTTCACCCTGGTGGTGTTCATCATCACCATCAACACCCGCGCGGGTGTCGCGAGCGCCGACCCGGAGTTGCTGCGACTGTCGGTGGTGATGGGCGCGAACAAGTGGCAGCGCTTCTACAAGGTGCTGCTGCCGGTGGCGGTGCCCTCGATCTTCGCGGGCCTGCGACTGGGCCTGATCTACTCGCTGCTCGGTGTGGTCGGCGCGGAGCTGATCGCGTCCACCGCCGGCCTGGGCCAGCAGATCTCGGCGTCCTCGGCCGCGTTCGACCTCGGCACCGTCTACGCGGCGCTGATCGTGCTGGCGATCATCGCGGCGGCGTTCAACGCGGCGTCGGGCCGTATCGAAAAGGCGATTCTCCGTTGGCAACCCCCTCAGGACTCATGA
- a CDS encoding ABC transporter substrate-binding protein, whose translation MTTFRTRAAKTVAVAATAVGAITLAACGGDTSAAEGSVMKVGITQGVPGDLMAVVAENEGFFDKRGVNVELMPPSLTTAQSAAVISNDLTVGTMVPGTLWPAIDKGACVKALGSTLGNTLEVVAQPGTEIKGDPTDPDTTMKSLKGKTIGVTSRGSGMELWITELLNQAGMDPAKDVTFVAVGAPATAVQAFKAKQVDAMYYGPTMEEQLPPSDVVRVTDIVGRDGNALSPLVQGYPSASCSTIEQRPNDVLNYCKAMWDAYDFAQDPQNAATMAKRLGELVGVSPEAAPALWESVKDVYVPFSITEESWKAQSPLAGSPAPEAPNYADTVYEPCAGGDPR comes from the coding sequence ATGACCACATTCCGCACGCGCGCGGCCAAGACGGTTGCGGTCGCCGCAACCGCCGTCGGCGCGATCACGTTGGCAGCATGCGGTGGGGACACCTCCGCCGCAGAGGGCTCCGTGATGAAGGTCGGTATCACCCAGGGTGTGCCCGGCGACCTGATGGCGGTCGTCGCGGAGAACGAGGGCTTCTTCGACAAGCGCGGGGTCAACGTCGAGTTGATGCCGCCGTCGTTGACCACCGCCCAGTCCGCCGCTGTCATCTCCAATGACCTCACGGTCGGCACCATGGTGCCCGGCACGCTGTGGCCGGCGATCGACAAGGGTGCCTGTGTGAAGGCGCTCGGCTCGACCCTGGGCAACACGCTGGAGGTCGTCGCGCAGCCCGGCACGGAGATCAAGGGTGACCCCACCGATCCCGACACCACCATGAAGAGCCTGAAGGGCAAGACCATCGGTGTCACTTCCCGCGGGTCCGGCATGGAGCTGTGGATCACCGAGCTGCTGAACCAGGCGGGCATGGACCCCGCGAAGGACGTCACGTTCGTGGCCGTCGGCGCGCCCGCGACCGCCGTCCAGGCGTTCAAGGCCAAGCAGGTCGACGCCATGTACTACGGGCCGACGATGGAGGAGCAGCTGCCGCCGTCGGACGTCGTTCGCGTCACCGACATCGTCGGCCGGGACGGTAACGCGCTCTCGCCGCTGGTCCAGGGTTACCCGTCCGCGTCGTGCAGCACGATCGAGCAGCGCCCCAACGACGTGCTCAACTACTGCAAGGCCATGTGGGATGCCTACGACTTCGCGCAGGATCCGCAGAACGCGGCGACGATGGCCAAGCGGCTCGGTGAGCTCGTCGGTGTCTCGCCCGAGGCCGCGCCCGCGCTCTGGGAGTCCGTCAAGGACGTGTACGTGCCCTTCTCCATCACCGAGGAGTCGTGGAAGGCGCAGTCCCCGCTGGCAGGTTCGCCCGCTCCCGAGGCGCCGAACTACGCCGACACCGTGTACGAGCCGTGCGCAGGCGGTGATCCCCGATGA
- a CDS encoding 3-keto-5-aminohexanoate cleavage protein has product MHFHDDALFPENQEKLVITVAPYGPEWAVEDFPEDLPLTMDEHVQQAVDCYEAGATVLHIHVREEDGKGSKRLSKFNELLGRLREAVPEMILQVGGSISFAPEGDGADAKWLPDNVRHMLAELDPKPDQVTIAINTSQMNIMELMTPGDIKGTSLENAELASTYREMTVPAGPEWVEEHLRRLQAAGIQPHFQLSSIPQLETVERLIRRGVYTGPLNLTWVAIGGGFDGPNPYNMMNFIDRVPDGACLTLETLMRSVLPVNTMAMAMGLHTRCGNEDNLWAPNGEVKITSAEQVRQLVRVAKELGREVATGKEARDIYKIGTTYANADETLAKLGYAPNRKPGQVGFTAHA; this is encoded by the coding sequence ATGCATTTCCACGATGACGCCCTGTTCCCGGAGAACCAGGAGAAGCTGGTCATCACCGTCGCGCCGTACGGCCCGGAGTGGGCGGTGGAGGACTTCCCCGAAGACCTGCCGCTGACGATGGACGAGCACGTCCAGCAGGCGGTGGACTGCTACGAGGCCGGCGCGACCGTGCTGCACATCCACGTCCGCGAGGAGGACGGCAAGGGCTCCAAGCGGCTGTCGAAGTTCAACGAGCTCCTCGGTCGCCTCCGTGAGGCCGTGCCGGAGATGATCCTGCAGGTCGGCGGCTCGATCTCGTTCGCGCCGGAGGGCGACGGCGCCGACGCGAAGTGGCTGCCGGACAACGTCCGCCACATGCTCGCGGAGCTGGATCCGAAGCCGGACCAGGTGACGATCGCGATCAACACCAGCCAGATGAACATCATGGAGCTGATGACGCCGGGCGACATCAAGGGCACCTCCCTGGAGAACGCCGAGCTCGCCTCGACGTACCGCGAGATGACCGTCCCCGCCGGCCCCGAGTGGGTCGAGGAGCACCTGCGTCGTCTGCAGGCCGCCGGTATCCAGCCGCACTTCCAGCTCTCGTCGATTCCTCAGCTCGAGACGGTGGAGCGGCTGATCCGTCGCGGCGTCTACACCGGCCCGCTGAACCTGACGTGGGTTGCCATCGGCGGCGGCTTCGACGGCCCGAACCCGTACAACATGATGAACTTCATCGATCGGGTCCCGGACGGCGCGTGCCTGACGCTCGAGACGCTGATGCGTTCGGTGCTGCCGGTGAACACGATGGCCATGGCGATGGGTCTGCACACCCGCTGCGGCAACGAGGACAACCTGTGGGCGCCGAACGGCGAGGTGAAGATCACCTCGGCCGAGCAGGTGCGTCAGCTGGTGCGCGTCGCCAAGGAGCTCGGCCGTGAGGTCGCCACCGGCAAGGAGGCCCGCGACATCTACAAGATCGGCACCACGTACGCGAACGCCGACGAGACCCTCGCCAAGCTCGGCTACGCCCCGAACCGGAAGCCGGGTCAGGTCGGGTTCACCGCCCACGCCTGA
- a CDS encoding AraC family transcriptional regulator, whose product MLMLRSAVLNGYVELAESVGLNPHPLMRVVGIDPGAFASTTGWISAHSVDRLLEISADQSGCADFGIRMSVDRGLSALGPVGLVAREEPDVRSALGIVLRHLNLHNEAISLSLAEARGLATFHVQSAPGITMGRQSIELVVASVFRILADLLPVGWRPVATYFAHEAPADVGMHNQVFDTTVVFGHEIDGIIIPSSDLDTPNPLSNPLLRPFVQEYLELLAPATGTSMSFQVRDLIATLLPTESCSASRIARSLGMDRRTLHRHLAMSGDSYSSLLDAVRKEHAQLAIEDGDCSLTELAAELGFSELSAFSRWFRQRFGVSPRAWAKRFAADTSEVRRGRRLSPKRPVPLGSSAPKSASGTRLA is encoded by the coding sequence ATGCTGATGCTCAGAAGTGCTGTTCTGAACGGCTACGTCGAGTTGGCGGAGTCGGTGGGCTTGAACCCCCATCCGCTGATGCGAGTCGTCGGGATCGACCCCGGGGCCTTCGCCTCCACCACCGGGTGGATCTCGGCGCACTCGGTGGACCGTCTGCTCGAGATCTCCGCGGATCAGTCCGGCTGCGCGGATTTCGGCATCAGGATGTCTGTCGACCGCGGACTGTCCGCCCTCGGCCCGGTCGGGCTCGTCGCCCGCGAGGAGCCCGACGTCCGCAGCGCGTTGGGCATCGTGCTGCGCCACCTGAACCTGCACAACGAGGCCATCAGCCTGAGTCTGGCCGAGGCCAGGGGCCTGGCCACCTTTCACGTGCAGTCCGCCCCGGGGATCACGATGGGGCGCCAGTCCATCGAGTTGGTGGTCGCTTCCGTCTTTCGGATCCTCGCGGACCTACTCCCCGTGGGCTGGCGGCCGGTGGCCACCTATTTCGCGCACGAGGCGCCTGCCGACGTCGGGATGCACAACCAGGTGTTCGACACAACCGTGGTCTTCGGGCACGAGATCGACGGGATCATCATCCCGTCCAGCGACCTCGACACGCCGAACCCGCTGTCCAACCCGCTGCTGCGCCCCTTCGTCCAGGAGTACCTCGAGCTGCTGGCCCCGGCCACCGGCACCTCGATGTCCTTCCAGGTTCGCGATCTGATTGCCACGCTCCTGCCCACCGAGAGCTGCTCGGCCTCACGGATCGCTCGCAGCTTGGGCATGGACCGGCGCACGCTGCACCGCCATCTGGCCATGTCGGGCGACTCGTACTCCTCGCTTCTCGATGCCGTGCGAAAAGAGCACGCCCAACTCGCGATCGAGGACGGAGACTGCTCCCTCACCGAGCTCGCCGCGGAGTTGGGGTTCTCGGAGCTGAGTGCGTTCTCGCGGTGGTTCCGGCAGCGATTCGGCGTCAGTCCACGAGCCTGGGCGAAGAGGTTCGCAGCCGACACCTCGGAGGTGCGGAGGGGGCGGAGGCTGTCGCCGAAACGGCCAGTTCCGCTGGGAAGTTCGGCTCCGAAATCCGCTTCCGGCACGAGGCTGGCCTGA
- a CDS encoding carboxymuconolactone decarboxylase family protein yields MTRTDSEYPVVEGMKAGGGWNELWDGLYEMDPEWTELYMKMAMQPFQSGLIPPKVVQLLCIAVDASATHMYAPGTRRHIQAALDMGVTPEEILEVLKLATIVGIHSCNLGVPILVEEMAARRQPQSEG; encoded by the coding sequence ATGACTCGAACGGACAGCGAATACCCGGTTGTCGAGGGCATGAAGGCCGGGGGCGGCTGGAACGAGCTCTGGGACGGGCTGTACGAGATGGACCCCGAGTGGACCGAGCTGTACATGAAGATGGCGATGCAACCGTTCCAGAGCGGCCTCATCCCACCGAAGGTGGTGCAGTTGCTGTGCATCGCCGTCGATGCGTCGGCGACCCACATGTACGCGCCCGGCACGAGGCGTCACATCCAGGCCGCGTTGGACATGGGAGTAACCCCCGAGGAGATCCTCGAGGTGCTCAAGCTCGCGACGATCGTAGGCATCCACTCGTGCAACCTCGGCGTCCCCATCCTGGTCGAGGAGATGGCCGCACGCCGGCAGCCGCAGTCCGAAGGCTGA
- a CDS encoding ABC transporter substrate-binding protein: MSRQRIWTRNALALLAAAGTALSLGACSSAGGAGSGADGEGVVLKVGLSRGVPADLMTYVAENEGFFDKRGVNVELVTMDNANSLATALISNDIAVDTMVPPLMWPAIDKGACVKAMGGTISNTLEVVAQPGTEIKGDPTDPHTTMKGLKGKTIGVIARGSGTELWITALLNQAGMDPAKDVTFVAVGPPATAIQAFKAKQVDAMYYGPTMEEQLPPSDVVRVTDIVGRDGNALSPLVQAYYTTSCEAVEQRPGDIMSYCKAIWDAYDFSQDPRNDDAMAKWLAELIGDTPAGGAKAWTTLKNAFIEPTIRADAWAAQAPLVASPAPEVPDFAASTYAPCAGGDPR, encoded by the coding sequence ATGAGTCGTCAACGTATTTGGACGCGCAACGCGCTTGCCCTCCTCGCCGCAGCGGGCACTGCACTCTCACTGGGAGCGTGCAGCAGCGCCGGTGGGGCCGGCTCCGGAGCCGACGGCGAGGGCGTCGTCCTGAAGGTCGGCCTGTCGCGTGGTGTGCCCGCCGACCTGATGACCTACGTCGCGGAGAACGAAGGATTCTTCGACAAGCGCGGGGTCAACGTCGAACTGGTCACCATGGACAACGCCAACAGCCTCGCAACCGCGCTGATCTCCAATGACATCGCGGTAGACACCATGGTGCCCCCGCTGATGTGGCCGGCGATCGACAAGGGCGCCTGCGTCAAGGCCATGGGCGGCACCATCAGCAACACACTCGAGGTCGTCGCGCAGCCCGGCACGGAGATCAAAGGCGACCCCACCGATCCCCACACCACCATGAAGGGCCTGAAGGGCAAGACCATCGGTGTGATCGCACGCGGGTCGGGAACCGAGCTGTGGATCACTGCACTGCTGAACCAGGCGGGCATGGACCCCGCGAAGGACGTCACGTTCGTGGCGGTCGGCCCGCCCGCGACCGCCATCCAGGCGTTCAAGGCCAAGCAGGTCGACGCCATGTACTACGGGCCGACGATGGAGGAGCAGTTGCCGCCTTCGGACGTCGTTCGCGTCACCGACATCGTCGGCCGGGACGGTAACGCGCTCTCGCCGCTGGTCCAGGCGTACTACACGACCTCGTGCGAGGCGGTCGAACAGCGCCCGGGCGACATCATGAGTTACTGCAAGGCCATCTGGGATGCCTACGACTTCTCGCAGGACCCGCGGAATGACGACGCGATGGCCAAGTGGCTCGCAGAGCTGATCGGGGACACGCCCGCGGGAGGCGCGAAGGCCTGGACCACGTTGAAGAACGCATTCATCGAGCCGACGATTCGGGCTGACGCGTGGGCGGCCCAGGCGCCCCTGGTCGCCTCGCCCGCCCCGGAAGTACCGGACTTCGCCGCCTCGACCTATGCGCCGTGCGCGGGCGGTGATCCCCGGTAA
- a CDS encoding shikimate 5-dehydrogenase, with translation MSRTITDTVTKDTRLCMSLSGRPSNIGTRFHNYLYDELGLDFVYKAFTTTDLPAAIAGIRALGIRGCGVSMPFKEACIEHVDVVHPSASAIDSVNTIVNEDGELHAYNTDYQAVADLLGRAQLSPDLTVAVAGSGGMAKAVVAALRDSGFRTVTVVARNHEAGPALAQTYGFEWRPDLGEAHPQLLVNATPIGMAGGADADALPFSEAAIVAAEAVFDVVAMPPDTPLVRTATAHGKTVITGAEVIALQAAEQFVLYTGVRPTDEQIRRASAFSRS, from the coding sequence GTGAGCCGCACGATCACCGACACCGTCACCAAGGACACCCGACTGTGCATGTCGCTGTCGGGCCGTCCCAGCAACATCGGTACCCGCTTCCACAACTACCTGTACGACGAGCTCGGTCTCGACTTCGTCTACAAGGCGTTCACCACCACCGACCTGCCGGCGGCGATCGCGGGGATCCGCGCCCTCGGCATCCGCGGGTGCGGAGTGTCGATGCCGTTCAAGGAGGCGTGCATCGAGCACGTCGACGTGGTGCATCCGTCGGCGTCGGCGATCGACTCGGTGAACACGATCGTCAACGAGGACGGTGAACTGCACGCGTACAACACCGACTACCAGGCGGTCGCCGACCTCCTGGGTCGTGCGCAGCTGAGTCCCGACCTGACCGTCGCGGTCGCGGGCAGTGGCGGCATGGCGAAGGCCGTCGTCGCCGCCTTGCGGGACAGCGGATTCCGCACCGTCACCGTCGTCGCGCGCAATCACGAGGCGGGTCCGGCGCTGGCCCAGACCTACGGCTTCGAGTGGCGCCCCGACCTCGGCGAGGCCCACCCCCAGCTTCTCGTCAACGCCACCCCGATCGGTATGGCCGGCGGCGCAGACGCCGACGCGCTGCCGTTCTCCGAGGCGGCAATCGTTGCGGCGGAAGCGGTGTTCGACGTGGTCGCGATGCCGCCCGACACGCCGCTGGTCCGCACCGCCACCGCCCACGGCAAGACCGTGATCACCGGCGCCGAGGTGATCGCGCTGCAGGCCGCGGAACAGTTCGTGCTCTACACCGGGGTGCGACCCACCGACGAACAGATCCGACGTGCGTCGGCATTTTCGAGGTCGTAG
- a CDS encoding DUF6328 family protein — protein sequence MTELPPGEPGESESARLARNFSELLQELRVEQAGVQILFAFLLAIVFTGQYEEQSPFVRGLHLATMLCAAMSSALLIAPAVWHRILFRHRRREEILRYANMCALAGSVFLAATMVGTVLIIAEVAVDGWVAKLIGALTALVFGVLWFVVPRLLRPDDELR from the coding sequence ATGACAGAGTTGCCGCCGGGCGAGCCCGGCGAATCCGAAAGCGCGCGCCTCGCCCGCAACTTCAGCGAGTTGTTGCAGGAGCTGCGGGTCGAACAGGCCGGCGTGCAGATCCTGTTCGCCTTCCTCCTGGCGATCGTGTTCACCGGCCAATACGAGGAACAGTCGCCGTTCGTGCGCGGTCTGCACCTGGCGACGATGCTGTGTGCCGCAATGTCGTCGGCGCTGCTGATCGCCCCCGCGGTGTGGCATCGCATCCTGTTCCGGCACCGGCGGCGCGAGGAGATTCTGCGCTACGCCAATATGTGCGCGCTCGCGGGTTCGGTCTTCCTCGCCGCCACCATGGTCGGAACGGTCCTCATCATCGCCGAGGTCGCGGTCGACGGTTGGGTCGCGAAACTCATCGGGGCACTCACGGCCCTGGTGTTCGGCGTTCTGTGGTTCGTGGTTCCCCGGCTGCTGCGTCCGGACGACGAACTGCGCTAG
- a CDS encoding acyl-CoA thioesterase translates to MAAPDEPEPRAEAYPALWPVPTRWADNDHYGHVNNVTYYSYFDTAVNGWLMASTGLDIRELPAIGIVAETSCRFVRELSFPDQLHVGLSVERLGTSSIVYALAIFREDPDDVLELAATGRFVHVYIDPDTRRPVPIPPEIRSAASLLVVSDD, encoded by the coding sequence ATGGCAGCCCCCGACGAGCCCGAACCGCGCGCCGAGGCGTATCCCGCACTGTGGCCGGTGCCGACCCGCTGGGCCGACAACGACCACTACGGGCACGTCAACAACGTCACCTACTACTCGTACTTCGACACTGCGGTCAACGGATGGCTCATGGCCAGCACCGGACTCGACATCCGCGAGCTGCCCGCGATCGGGATCGTCGCCGAGACGTCGTGCCGGTTCGTGCGCGAACTGTCGTTCCCGGACCAGCTGCATGTGGGACTGTCCGTCGAGCGCCTCGGCACCAGCAGCATCGTCTACGCGCTGGCGATCTTCCGGGAGGACCCCGACGATGTCCTGGAACTGGCCGCAACCGGACGGTTCGTCCACGTGTACATCGACCCCGACACCCGCCGGCCGGTCCCGATTCCGCCTGAGATCCGCAGCGCCGCAAGCCTGCTGGTCGTCTCCGACGACTGA
- a CDS encoding MarR family winged helix-turn-helix transcriptional regulator, whose protein sequence is MSTRVEQDLLSGLALGTFRLNGQFLDVAEGLARPAGLTAAWWQVLGAVLPAPLSVSDIAREMGITRQSVQRIADLLVTRGLAEYRPNPSHRRAKLVAPTEEGRQANSRINPAHAEFAARLAQAVGRDELADALAAIRRLSVVLDQLADDDASGSAH, encoded by the coding sequence ATGAGCACGCGGGTCGAACAGGACCTGCTGAGCGGTCTCGCGCTGGGGACCTTCCGGCTCAACGGACAGTTCCTCGACGTCGCCGAGGGCCTGGCGCGTCCGGCCGGGCTGACCGCGGCGTGGTGGCAGGTCCTCGGCGCCGTCCTGCCGGCGCCGCTGTCGGTCTCCGACATCGCGCGCGAGATGGGGATCACCCGGCAGAGTGTGCAGCGGATCGCGGATCTGCTCGTCACCCGCGGCCTCGCCGAGTACCGGCCCAACCCCTCCCACCGCCGCGCCAAGCTCGTCGCGCCCACGGAGGAGGGACGCCAGGCGAACTCCCGGATCAACCCTGCCCATGCGGAATTCGCCGCCCGCCTGGCGCAGGCCGTGGGGCGAGACGAACTGGCCGACGCCCTCGCGGCGATTCGTCGACTGTCCGTCGTCCTCGACCAGCTGGCCGACGACGACGCATCCGGAAGCGCTCACTGA
- a CDS encoding BTAD domain-containing putative transcriptional regulator → MARGIEFTVLGPVAATRGGRQIVLDQQQRALLAALLVAFPHSVDIERLRAQVRYTRAAAAGNGQVGGGPDPLAQALEGLRGRLDDGGTEGSVLVRDGTRYQLAVPRDAVDAARFVDEVRRGDAVLPHAPDTAADAYREGLRQWRGLAYEGLPVPAFADTVFIESEVARLTERRFEARISLARAELEAGSPASAAVEAEAVVADHPLDERAWDWNTDQFAPFAAKAREFLDAGVPVAAICGATGGLAMAGLLDDREHTSNAAEFLNSVGYGGGHLYRDEPAVTDRDLVTAAANAPVHFAREILERLDVFEPNVLASWFKLYGRRDPAGFYELMAG, encoded by the coding sequence GTGGCGAGGGGAATCGAGTTCACGGTCCTGGGTCCCGTCGCGGCCACCCGGGGCGGCCGGCAGATCGTCCTCGACCAGCAGCAGAGGGCACTGCTCGCCGCACTGCTGGTGGCCTTCCCCCACTCGGTCGACATCGAGCGCTTGCGCGCCCAGGTCCGGTACACGCGCGCCGCCGCGGCCGGGAACGGTCAGGTCGGGGGCGGACCCGACCCACTCGCGCAGGCGCTCGAGGGGCTCCGCGGTCGGCTGGACGACGGGGGCACCGAGGGCAGCGTGCTGGTGCGGGACGGCACGCGGTACCAGTTGGCGGTGCCGCGCGACGCGGTGGACGCGGCGCGGTTCGTCGACGAGGTCCGTCGGGGTGACGCGGTGCTGCCGCACGCCCCGGACACGGCCGCGGATGCCTACCGCGAGGGCCTGCGCCAGTGGCGCGGCCTCGCGTACGAGGGCCTCCCGGTGCCGGCGTTCGCCGACACCGTCTTCATCGAGTCCGAGGTGGCGCGCCTGACCGAACGCCGGTTCGAGGCACGGATCTCGCTGGCCCGAGCGGAGCTCGAGGCGGGATCCCCTGCGTCGGCCGCGGTGGAGGCCGAGGCCGTCGTGGCCGATCACCCCCTCGACGAACGCGCGTGGGATTGGAACACCGACCAGTTCGCCCCCTTCGCCGCCAAGGCTCGCGAGTTCCTCGACGCCGGGGTTCCGGTCGCCGCGATCTGCGGTGCGACCGGCGGGCTGGCGATGGCCGGACTGCTCGACGACCGCGAACACACGAGCAACGCGGCCGAGTTCCTGAACTCGGTCGGCTACGGGGGCGGGCACCTGTACCGAGACGAGCCCGCCGTCACCGATCGCGATCTCGTCACGGCCGCGGCCAACGCTCCGGTGCACTTTGCCCGCGAGATCCTCGAGCGTCTCGACGTGTTCGAACCGAACGTCCTGGCCTCGTGGTTCAAGCTCTACGGCCGGCGCGATCCCGCGGGTTTCTACGAACTGATGGCGGGATGA